In the Drosophila virilis strain 15010-1051.87 chromosome 4, Dvir_AGI_RSII-ME, whole genome shotgun sequence genome, aattTGTCAAAGCTCTGCAAGGGATTTACTTGCTCAAATTTTCtagtttgtttttagtttttttttttatttacaattcctgcaacacacgcacaacacacacacacacacacgccacaAAAGATGAGTTCTCAcctgtttgctgctgcttctgctgctttatcttctgctgctgcacgtGGTCACAAATCCAAATGCCAGTTTCTGGCTGCTTTTGGCAATTGCGTAGAGCGTTTCGCTTATCAACTCCACCTCTTTTGGCCATGTAAAAGAGCATTTATCGTTAATCTATGTACTCTCTCCTCCTGATCTCGCTGTGCCCTATTCTTATGTGCTGCTCCTGTCAATCGTTTGTCCCAGCGCTGAGCACGTGCCAGTCGAAGGCATCGCTGCCAGATTGGAGCGATTGGAGCACACCCGACCCAACAACAGATCCCTTCGAGAATGAATTTGCGACGCTGCGCTCGGCAACAGAAACCAGCTCGGAGCCGGAGCTGCCCGCCTACTCTATGCTGACGCTCTGGAGCGACGAGTGCTGGCCAGAGAAGCCGCCTGCCATACACTATGACAGCGCGGCGACCTCGCTTGAGTCGGCCAAGTACCCAGACTCTGGCGAAAATGCCAGCCGAACGCCCACAAATCCATTTCTGACCCAGCTGAAGCAGCCGGAGACAGCGTTCAGTCGGGCTTTGAGCGCGCTCCACAGCTCCGCAgaggaaacaaaaacaacgacaacaacaacaacagcaagaaatgCGACGACAGAGCATAATGAGTGCGACTCAAATtcgaatattttaaatgcctaTTACAATCCATTTTTTACGTGGAGTAAGTTTTACGCTGACTTTTtatgccctgaacccattaagaTGAAGATGAAGCCCTTGCAGGCAGAGTGAAGAATTCACCAtgaaggtatatatattctcgatctgAAAGAAAACGATTTAATTTCTGTCTGGCCGTCTGCTTGGAGGCTTGAGGCTTTGATCTTGGGGaacacaaaagccaaacacttgaaattgttaatatatattctccTATATCAAATGTTCAATGATAATTTAACGCTAACTGCTGCCAttttcataatatcgataagtatcgattttgagatttgGCTATTTAAGCATAACTCGAGaactataaaagctagatACACCAAACTTCGTATAATACAGCTTACAACTTTTTGGACAGCTTGCCCCGTTTCCTTTCGGTTTTATAAGAAAGCTTCGTTAGAACCTTGCGATTGGGTATGTTAATACTTTTGTGTGCCATCTTGAAGccttgaaaatttcataatgatcggactataagcacAGTAGTTAATCAAGACCTATTCCCGCGGTATCAGAAGGTAGcgctgggttcagggtatctgctggtCGGGCACTTCCGACTAGTGCACactaatttgtttgatttccATTTAGTTGagttgtgtttgtttgtacttttggcttgttgttgttgttgttgttgttgttgctcgtaTTTTGTGCTGTTGGGCTGCCTATTGAGTTCCTACTTTAATATAGAAATAAAGTTTGCGTATTTGCTACTGGCTTTCGACTAATCACTTATAATTCTAACCCTTTGCAGGCGCCGCCTTGCAAAGCCATCATCAGCTGAGCCAAACGACAAATAAGCAGAGCCCACGGCAGGCAGGCGCTGCGCCCAGCGAGGATCGCTATGCGGCGCTTAAGGACCTCGATGAGCAGCTGCGCGAACTGAAGGCCACCGAATTGGAGGCGCCGACGCCAACCAATGGCAACCTCACACAGCTGACGGATGCCTTTGGCACGGGTAAGACTGCCAGACCTTAACCAAAAACCGCaactaaaacattttataattcacagccaacaacaacaacaacagcagcaacaacaataacctTCATGTCAATCCCTTCAAGAGCCAGCAGTCGGCGCTGCTCatcaacggcaacagcagccacttGGTGAATCCATTCCAGgcacagcaactgcagcagcagcagcagcagcagaatctCTATGGCCAGCTGACGCTCATACCAAATGGCTACGGCAGCAGTCCACAGcaggctgcggctgcggcggcggcagcggcagcagcagcggctgcaggtcaacagctgctgcagcagcaacagcagcaacagcagatgaCAGCCAACAGTTTCTACAATTTCAATAACAACGGCTTTGCCCTGGCCCAGGGACTGCCCAATGGCTGTGGCTTTGGCAGCATGCAGCCAGCACCCGTGCTCGCCGGCGGCATATCCGGCGGCTTTAATAATCCATTTGCGGTAGGTTTTGTGCTCAGCTTTGAATGCCCTGCACCCGTATTCAAACAGGGTATATATGCCtgttgtgcaaatgtatgttatAGGCGTAGTAGTTCTTAAAGGCTAGAAATGGATATTtctttgagaaaaaaaaaacgataagTATCGATCAATAGCTCTGATGATAAAATCACGATTATTATCGATTTTGAGCGGGCGTTTTTCAGCAACTTCTCGCAAATTATAAGAGGCAAAGAATTTAACTTGTTTGTTGggtcaagatatttaaaactttttccaTTTGAAAAAGTttgatatatatcgatttaaGGCGAAAGTTAGCCTTAAGATTTCAAGGATTATAAGATCTATACATAccaaattttctttttataaaatatacgcagaatatattatatatgtacatatatatttacatatgggGGTCACCTGAAATccctaaatattaaataagaattGCACAAGAAGCACAATAGTTattgtataataaaaaattgatatacctagtatacataaaaaaatctGGCACTGTGTACAGGGTAGCTACCATTCGAGCATTCTAGTCTAGAGCATGCTTGCTTtaacttttaatatatttatattaatgtatttattcatttaactCGACAGGCTAGCGGCGCTATGAACACCAATAATCCATTTTTATGAGATTCAGAATCGTGTGGAGCACAGGACCAAAAGCGGGAGCGGGAGCGAAAGCAGAAGGAGCACCAGCCGAAGCAACagggccaacagcagcagcaggagctcaCATCATGGCTGAGGCGTTGAAGCTGAACAGTGAAAAGCCGctgaacaaaaatatttaaagcaaaaaaaatgaagcaaaaAGTGAAACGAAATTAGTCCATTTTACGAACAATAGCTATAAAACTATAaagtataca is a window encoding:
- the drongo gene encoding arf-GAP domain and FG repeat-containing protein 1 isoform X1; the protein is MAVRKKQDDKYLLALRELVNSGAGNRQCFDCNQKGPTYVNMTIGSFVCTRCSGVLRGLTPPHRVKSISMATFTQEELDFLKAHGNELCAKTWLGLWDPKRAAAQQQDQRELMIDKYERKRYYLEPASPLKSLNLKSASSSSSASTSTSSSNGYHHNTGNISSNGYATIHLTPPAAQRTAANGLSKNGASTTAISRPQHHHHQNHNHNQLNGNHDAFSNNLSGIGLGLTSLNSAGSTSTGALSDTSSCASNGFAGETDFVADFGTANIFDATSAARSTGSPAVSTASSVSSTNGYAKVQPIRAAHLQQQQQQLNGNGTENFADFEHAPIYNAVANALSTCQSKASLPDWSDWSTPDPTTDPFENEFATLRSATETSSEPELPAYSMLTLWSDECWPEKPPAIHYDSAATSLESAKYPDSGENASRTPTNPFLTQLKQPETAFSRALSALHSSAEETKTTTTTTTARNATTEHNECDSNSNILNAYYNPFFTWSAALQSHHQLSQTTNKQSPRQAGAAPSEDRYAALKDLDEQLRELKATELEAPTPTNGNLTQLTDAFGTANNNNNSSNNNNLHVNPFKSQQSALLINGNSSHLVNPFQAQQLQQQQQQQNLYGQLTLIPNGYGSSPQQAAAAAAAAAAAAAAGQQLLQQQQQQQQMTANSFYNFNNNGFALAQGLPNGCGFGSMQPAPVLAGGISGGFNNPFAASGAMNTNNPFL
- the drongo gene encoding arf-GAP domain and FG repeat-containing protein 1 isoform X2, translated to MATFTQEELDFLKAHGNELCAKTWLGLWDPKRAAAQQQDQRELMIDKYERKRYYLEPASPLKSLNLKSASSSSSASTSTSSSNGYHHNTGNISSNGYATIHLTPPAAQRTAANGLSKNGASTTAISRPQHHHHQNHNHNQLNGNHDAFSNNLSGIGLGLTSLNSAGSTSTGALSDTSSCASNGFAGETDFVADFGTANIFDATSAARSTGSPAVSTASSVSSTNGYAKVQPIRAAHLQQQQQQLNGNGTENFADFEHAPIYNAVANALSTCQSKASLPDWSDWSTPDPTTDPFENEFATLRSATETSSEPELPAYSMLTLWSDECWPEKPPAIHYDSAATSLESAKYPDSGENASRTPTNPFLTQLKQPETAFSRALSALHSSAEETKTTTTTTTARNATTEHNECDSNSNILNAYYNPFFTWSAALQSHHQLSQTTNKQSPRQAGAAPSEDRYAALKDLDEQLRELKATELEAPTPTNGNLTQLTDAFGTANNNNNSSNNNNLHVNPFKSQQSALLINGNSSHLVNPFQAQQLQQQQQQQNLYGQLTLIPNGYGSSPQQAAAAAAAAAAAAAAGQQLLQQQQQQQQMTANSFYNFNNNGFALAQGLPNGCGFGSMQPAPVLAGGISGGFNNPFAASGAMNTNNPFL